Proteins encoded within one genomic window of Amycolatopsis nigrescens CSC17Ta-90:
- a CDS encoding dihydrofolate reductase family protein, which produces MATVHTGMTMSLDGFVADRRGGTARLSDPAASSGSAYMNALIRETGAVVMGRRTFAMAEDPDWFVGNYEFQVPIFVLTHTPPPVLPRQDERLTFTFVTDGIASAIAKAKAAAGEQVVQVLGASVVQQVLRARLADELHVDVAPVLLGAGLRLFDDPDLESVGLKKIGVREMGECTSLRFQLVK; this is translated from the coding sequence ATGGCCACGGTGCACACCGGGATGACCATGTCGCTGGACGGTTTCGTCGCCGACCGCAGGGGCGGCACGGCGCGACTGTCCGACCCCGCCGCCTCCAGCGGTAGTGCCTACATGAATGCGCTGATCCGGGAAACCGGCGCGGTCGTGATGGGCCGGCGGACCTTCGCGATGGCCGAGGATCCGGACTGGTTCGTCGGCAACTACGAGTTCCAGGTTCCCATCTTCGTGCTCACCCACACGCCGCCGCCGGTGCTGCCCAGGCAGGACGAGCGGTTGACCTTCACGTTCGTGACCGACGGAATCGCCTCGGCGATCGCCAAGGCGAAGGCGGCCGCCGGGGAACAGGTGGTGCAGGTGCTCGGCGCCAGCGTGGTCCAGCAGGTCCTGCGGGCTCGGCTCGCCGACGAGCTGCACGTCGATGTGGCGCCGGTGCTGCTGGGTGCCGGGCTGCGGCTGTTCGACGACCCGGATCTGGAGAGCGTCGGCCTCAAGAAGATCGGGGTGCGTGAGATGGGGGAGTGCACCTCGCTCCGTTTCCAGCTCGTCAAGTAG
- a CDS encoding ATP-binding cassette domain-containing protein translates to MENVLSVRELRKSFVLHTIDGRIVESLHGVDLDVHAGEHVALAGPSGAGKSSLLRCVYRTYLPDSGEVRLRTAGGEAELTGLADRAMARLRGREIGYVSQFLTAPPRTGPWEVVAAAARRRGLDRAEAREAAAAALRRLNLDEALWDVDCGVLSGGERQRVNLAAGTVRPPRLLLLDEPVSALDPANREAALELIGSLAAKGVAVLAVFHDLDAIRRLASRVVLMSGGRAEASGSPAEMLAGAA, encoded by the coding sequence ATGGAAAATGTGCTGTCCGTGCGCGAACTGCGCAAGTCCTTCGTCCTGCACACGATCGACGGCCGGATCGTCGAGTCCCTGCACGGGGTTGACCTCGACGTGCACGCCGGCGAGCACGTCGCGCTGGCCGGCCCGAGCGGGGCCGGCAAGTCGTCGTTGCTGCGCTGCGTCTACCGCACCTACCTGCCCGACTCCGGCGAGGTGCGGCTGCGCACGGCCGGCGGCGAGGCCGAGCTGACCGGGCTCGCCGACCGGGCGATGGCCCGGCTGCGCGGCCGGGAGATCGGCTACGTCTCCCAGTTCCTGACCGCACCGCCGCGGACCGGACCGTGGGAGGTGGTGGCTGCGGCGGCCCGCCGCCGAGGGCTCGACCGGGCCGAAGCGCGCGAAGCGGCCGCGGCCGCGCTGCGGCGGCTCAACCTGGACGAGGCATTGTGGGACGTGGACTGCGGGGTGCTCTCCGGTGGTGAGCGGCAGCGGGTGAACCTCGCCGCCGGCACGGTCCGCCCGCCGCGGCTGCTGCTGCTCGACGAGCCGGTGTCCGCGCTGGATCCGGCCAACCGGGAGGCCGCGCTGGAACTGATCGGATCGCTGGCGGCCAAGGGGGTGGCGGTGCTCGCGGTGTTCCACGACCTGGACGCGATCCGACGGCTGGCCTCGCGGGTCGTGCTGATGTCCGGTGGCAGGGCCGAAGCGTCCGGCAGCCCCGCCGAGATGCTGGCGGGTGCGGCATGA
- a CDS encoding Clp protease N-terminal domain-containing protein translates to MRIAMFGAEKSPFAAAVKAAAEEARRRGDRRVGTEHLLLGLLAAADPANTHALGEDVLGVDLATARAALAELDAAALRAIGLDIDEAPQARPRKHPAVPATALTTSARAAINRAIKTTTRKNRNSEAPGQLLLALLTHNRPDPVAELLDHLGVDRTASRAHIESRSKHGH, encoded by the coding sequence ATGAGGATCGCGATGTTCGGCGCGGAGAAGAGCCCATTCGCCGCGGCCGTGAAAGCAGCGGCCGAAGAAGCCCGTCGCCGCGGCGACCGGCGTGTCGGCACCGAGCACCTCCTACTCGGCCTGCTCGCCGCAGCCGACCCCGCCAACACCCACGCGCTAGGCGAGGACGTGCTCGGGGTGGATCTGGCCACCGCCCGAGCCGCGCTGGCCGAACTGGACGCGGCCGCTCTGCGCGCCATCGGGCTGGACATCGATGAGGCGCCACAAGCCAGACCCCGCAAACATCCTGCCGTTCCGGCCACCGCGCTCACCACCAGCGCCAGAGCCGCCATCAACCGAGCCATCAAAACCACCACCCGCAAGAACAGAAACAGCGAAGCCCCCGGTCAACTCCTGCTCGCGCTACTCACCCACAACAGGCCAGACCCCGTAGCAGAGCTACTCGACCACCTCGGCGTGGACCGCACCGCGTCCCGGGCACACATCGAATCCCGCAGCAAGCACGGACACTGA
- a CDS encoding TetR/AcrR family transcriptional regulator: protein MLPDSEDAPRRYESPVRQARARRTRAHVVTTAGRLFAERGYAGTSMRQIAAAAEVSLETVTQTGRKADLLLAAFRDSFAGSPDATDLSALMGQAVPEDPSAKFAEFVPAAIARLAVGVRRSLGIWRAFTVAAAADPAVAAVRAELAVARRQDITALLAAFETVGQLPERKPESRDRLADAVGLIASHEAYDHLTNVCGWPHDEYVDWAAASILAQLGVG, encoded by the coding sequence ATGCTACCTGATTCCGAAGACGCACCGCGCCGCTACGAGTCGCCAGTACGACAGGCCCGCGCCCGGCGCACCCGGGCGCACGTGGTGACGACGGCCGGACGGCTGTTCGCCGAGCGCGGCTACGCGGGCACGAGCATGCGGCAGATCGCCGCCGCGGCCGAGGTGAGCCTGGAGACCGTGACCCAGACCGGGCGCAAAGCGGACCTGCTACTCGCCGCGTTCCGGGACAGCTTCGCGGGCAGCCCGGACGCCACGGACCTGAGCGCACTGATGGGGCAGGCCGTTCCCGAGGATCCGTCGGCGAAGTTCGCCGAGTTCGTGCCCGCGGCCATCGCCCGCCTCGCCGTTGGCGTGCGCCGCTCGCTGGGCATCTGGCGGGCGTTCACCGTTGCCGCGGCCGCCGACCCGGCGGTGGCCGCCGTCCGGGCCGAGCTGGCGGTCGCCCGCCGCCAGGACATCACCGCCCTGCTGGCGGCCTTCGAGACCGTCGGCCAGTTGCCCGAACGCAAGCCCGAGTCACGCGACCGGCTCGCCGACGCGGTCGGCCTGATCGCCTCCCACGAGGCATACGACCACCTCACGAACGTGTGCGGGTGGCCGCATGACGAGTACGTCGACTGGGCCGCCGCGTCGATCCTGGCTCAGCTCGGCGTCGGCTGA
- a CDS encoding alpha-D-ribose 1-methylphosphonate 5-triphosphate diphosphatase — protein sequence MSSAIAEAWTPAAPPADYVLGHVRAVLPDRVLDDARIVVRDNRIVAVEEHPAGIGSDVDGQGLLCVPGLVDTHSDGLENERLPRPGAELPIEFAMLSFEGKLRAAGLTTVFHGVGFEESHGRGIPRTVAAAERLCEAIDAYPAGMVDHRILYRLDVRSPEGLSALRRRLDAVPDGALVSHEDHTPGQGQYADREYYERYLMGRRGMSEAEARTHVDELVAERDGRLDVREEAMAWLEQRSPRIRLLGHDPSSAAEIGELKARGGAVAEFPTTVEAAEAARAHGFPVVMGAPNILRGRSHNGNASGRELVGRGLVTAVASDYLPSGLLAAAMLLAEEGLAALPAAVGLVTSGPAEVAGLTDRGSLAPGLRPDLVLVEPRRPWPVVRSVLSPGGAR from the coding sequence ATGAGCAGCGCGATCGCCGAAGCATGGACACCGGCGGCCCCGCCGGCCGACTACGTGCTCGGGCACGTCCGGGCCGTCCTGCCGGACCGCGTGCTCGACGACGCGCGCATCGTGGTCCGGGACAACCGAATCGTCGCGGTGGAGGAGCATCCGGCCGGAATTGGGTCCGATGTGGACGGTCAGGGACTGCTGTGCGTGCCGGGGCTGGTCGACACGCACAGCGACGGGCTGGAGAACGAGCGGCTGCCGCGGCCGGGAGCGGAGCTGCCGATCGAGTTCGCGATGCTGTCGTTCGAGGGCAAGCTGCGTGCCGCCGGGCTGACCACCGTGTTCCACGGCGTCGGGTTCGAGGAGAGCCACGGGCGCGGCATCCCGCGCACCGTGGCGGCGGCCGAGCGGCTGTGCGAGGCGATCGACGCGTATCCCGCCGGGATGGTCGACCACCGGATCCTGTACCGGCTCGACGTGCGAAGCCCCGAGGGCCTGTCCGCGCTGCGGCGCCGGCTGGACGCGGTGCCCGACGGCGCGCTGGTCTCGCACGAGGACCACACGCCGGGGCAAGGGCAGTACGCCGACCGCGAGTACTACGAGCGCTACCTGATGGGTCGGCGCGGGATGTCCGAGGCGGAGGCCAGGACGCACGTCGACGAGCTCGTCGCCGAGCGCGACGGGCGGCTGGACGTGCGGGAGGAGGCGATGGCCTGGCTCGAGCAGCGATCCCCGCGGATCCGGCTGCTGGGGCACGACCCCAGTTCGGCGGCCGAGATCGGCGAGCTGAAGGCCCGCGGTGGCGCGGTCGCCGAGTTCCCCACCACGGTCGAAGCGGCCGAAGCCGCGCGGGCGCACGGCTTCCCGGTCGTGATGGGCGCGCCGAACATCCTGCGGGGCCGCTCGCACAACGGGAACGCGTCGGGCCGGGAACTGGTCGGGCGCGGGCTGGTGACGGCCGTGGCGTCGGACTACCTGCCGTCCGGCCTGCTCGCCGCGGCGATGCTGCTGGCCGAGGAGGGGCTGGCTGCACTGCCAGCGGCAGTCGGGCTGGTGACCAGCGGTCCGGCCGAGGTGGCCGGGCTGACCGACCGCGGCAGCCTGGCGCCGGGGCTGCGGCCGGATCTGGTGCTGGTGGAGCCGCGGCGGCCGTGGCCGGTCGTGCGGTCGGTGCTGTCGCCGGGTGGTGCGCGGTGA
- a CDS encoding carbon-phosphorus lyase complex subunit PhnI has product MGYSGARGGLEAILAAEELVRRARDHAPAPWVSDDQITGRFRLLVDRVMGEGGLYHEPTAAAALRQAEGDPLEASHLVRAYRSTLPRLAVSEPADPDEMTVLRRVVPAFREPDGPQLLGRTTDYTGRLLEKPDGQPEPVPHVPGPAPERTEEQRRPRRFLDLLRKLDLVADQRRRDDPEPVDITRKPARPPAARSAVLASMARAETGGLVALWYRSILGPDGDIHEVTLGDVRHGRVPLRVRHPHTGNPVALGEFRVSEAEAIENLDGADEDRTRLDVGYGLCFGHNERKAIAMANLDIANRRFGRTGPLEQLLLLTVDGLDSAGFLEHLKLPHYVTFRSIVERKQAMRAAAEAGEGPAERVADPAGKEC; this is encoded by the coding sequence ATGGGGTACTCGGGAGCACGCGGCGGACTCGAGGCCATCCTGGCCGCGGAGGAGCTGGTCCGGCGGGCACGCGACCACGCGCCGGCCCCGTGGGTGTCGGACGACCAGATCACCGGCCGGTTCCGGCTGCTCGTCGACCGCGTGATGGGGGAAGGCGGTCTCTACCACGAGCCGACCGCCGCGGCCGCGCTGCGCCAGGCCGAGGGCGACCCGCTGGAGGCCTCGCACCTGGTGCGCGCCTACCGGTCGACCCTGCCGCGCCTTGCCGTCAGCGAACCGGCCGACCCGGACGAGATGACCGTGCTGCGGCGGGTCGTGCCCGCCTTCCGCGAGCCGGACGGCCCGCAGCTGCTTGGCCGCACGACCGACTACACGGGCCGCCTGCTGGAGAAGCCGGACGGCCAGCCGGAGCCGGTTCCCCACGTGCCAGGCCCGGCGCCGGAGCGCACCGAGGAGCAGCGCCGGCCGCGCCGGTTCCTCGACCTGCTGCGCAAGCTGGACCTGGTCGCCGACCAGCGCCGCCGCGACGACCCCGAGCCGGTGGACATCACCCGCAAGCCCGCGCGTCCGCCCGCCGCCAGGTCCGCCGTGCTGGCCTCGATGGCGCGTGCGGAGACCGGCGGCCTGGTCGCGCTGTGGTACCGGTCGATCCTCGGCCCGGACGGCGACATCCACGAGGTCACCCTCGGCGACGTCCGGCACGGTCGGGTGCCGCTGCGGGTCCGGCACCCGCACACCGGCAACCCGGTGGCACTCGGCGAGTTCCGGGTCAGCGAGGCCGAGGCGATCGAAAATCTGGATGGTGCCGACGAGGACCGCACCCGGCTCGACGTCGGCTACGGGCTCTGCTTCGGCCACAACGAGCGCAAGGCCATCGCGATGGCCAACCTGGACATCGCCAACCGGCGGTTCGGCCGCACCGGGCCGCTGGAGCAGCTGCTCCTGCTGACCGTGGACGGCCTGGACTCCGCCGGATTCCTGGAGCACCTCAAACTCCCGCACTACGTCACGTTCCGCTCGATCGTCGAACGCAAGCAGGCCATGCGCGCCGCCGCCGAGGCCGGCGAGGGACCTGCCGAGCGGGTCGCCGATCCGGCGGGGAAGGAATGCTGA
- a CDS encoding alpha-D-ribose 1-methylphosphonate 5-phosphate C-P-lyase PhnJ, with translation MTTTADLVDGLETGTGILDEGAKREIRRAVLTAVCVPGYQVPFGSREMPVARGWGSGGLQVTLAVLGAGDTVKVIDQGDDAGVNATNLRRMIGSTTGCAESADTRESTVVQTRHRIPEEALGDRHVLVYQVPVPEPLRGVEKSVTECARMHAEGDYAKIWVSLYEDLVRNGVITRGSGYPVLVGGRYVMATSPIPRWDVPRLHQCEHLNLYGAGREKKIYAIPPHTDVRPLAFDDVPFEVEHAPGARCRLCHSDDVFLVEAGAGGGYLCSDTEWCSRVRAGDADLAAHRERAPLRFLPDPRARLAGATATTTAAERVQPVRVSGGQEWALHVSGIGKVHGRGGADAVAGTGPEHGTAVSPATGAIVAAWDVSFDVAPGEALGVIGESGSGKSTVLGCVIGDKEATAGRVHLATVDGGTTDVLRLPATDRRRLRINEMAVVHQDPAAGLDLAVTAGGNIAERLTAAGWRGFHAIRRRAAELLDRVEVPLSRMDDPVRTFSGGMRQRVQIAKALATDPPVLLLDEPTTGLDASVAAGVLDLLRGLLAERDVAAVVVSHDFAVIEALTDRTVVMQLGRVVERGLTDQLFHDPHHPYTQRLVAAARR, from the coding sequence ATGACGACCACTGCCGACCTGGTCGACGGGCTGGAAACCGGAACGGGGATCCTCGACGAGGGAGCCAAGCGGGAGATCCGCCGCGCCGTGCTCACCGCGGTGTGCGTCCCCGGCTACCAGGTGCCGTTCGGATCGCGCGAGATGCCGGTGGCCCGCGGCTGGGGTTCCGGCGGGCTGCAGGTGACGCTCGCCGTGCTCGGTGCCGGCGACACGGTCAAGGTGATCGACCAGGGCGACGACGCCGGGGTGAACGCCACCAACCTGCGCCGGATGATCGGCTCGACCACCGGGTGCGCCGAGTCCGCCGACACGCGCGAGTCCACCGTGGTGCAGACCAGGCACCGGATCCCCGAGGAGGCGCTGGGCGACCGGCATGTGCTGGTGTACCAGGTGCCGGTGCCCGAGCCGCTGCGCGGCGTGGAGAAGTCCGTGACCGAGTGCGCGCGGATGCACGCCGAAGGGGACTACGCCAAGATCTGGGTCAGCCTCTACGAGGACCTGGTCCGCAACGGGGTGATCACCAGGGGCAGCGGCTACCCGGTGCTCGTCGGCGGCCGGTACGTGATGGCCACCAGCCCCATCCCGCGCTGGGACGTGCCCCGGCTGCACCAGTGCGAGCACCTGAACCTCTACGGCGCGGGGCGGGAGAAGAAGATCTACGCGATCCCGCCGCACACCGACGTGCGGCCGCTCGCCTTCGACGACGTGCCGTTCGAGGTCGAGCACGCGCCCGGCGCGCGGTGCCGGCTGTGCCACAGCGACGACGTGTTCCTCGTCGAGGCCGGAGCCGGCGGCGGTTACCTGTGCAGCGACACCGAATGGTGCTCGCGGGTGCGCGCCGGCGACGCCGACCTGGCCGCCCACCGCGAGCGCGCCCCACTGCGGTTCCTGCCCGACCCGCGCGCGCGGCTGGCCGGCGCCACCGCCACCACCACCGCTGCCGAGCGGGTGCAGCCGGTGCGCGTGTCCGGCGGCCAGGAGTGGGCGCTGCACGTGTCCGGGATCGGCAAGGTGCACGGCCGGGGCGGTGCGGACGCGGTCGCGGGGACCGGGCCGGAGCACGGCACCGCGGTGAGCCCGGCCACCGGCGCGATCGTCGCCGCGTGGGACGTTTCCTTCGATGTCGCGCCCGGCGAGGCACTGGGGGTGATCGGCGAGTCCGGCTCCGGCAAGTCCACCGTGCTCGGCTGCGTGATCGGCGACAAGGAGGCCACCGCCGGCAGGGTGCATCTGGCCACTGTGGACGGTGGCACGACCGACGTGCTGCGGCTGCCGGCCACCGACCGGCGGCGCCTGCGGATCAACGAGATGGCGGTGGTGCACCAGGACCCGGCCGCGGGCCTCGACCTCGCCGTCACCGCGGGTGGCAACATCGCCGAGCGGCTCACCGCGGCGGGCTGGCGCGGGTTCCACGCGATCCGCCGCCGCGCCGCCGAGCTGCTCGACCGCGTCGAGGTGCCACTGTCCAGGATGGACGATCCGGTGCGGACGTTCTCCGGCGGTATGCGCCAGCGCGTGCAGATCGCCAAGGCGCTCGCCACGGATCCGCCGGTGCTGCTGCTCGACGAGCCCACCACCGGCCTCGACGCGTCCGTCGCGGCCGGGGTGCTCGACCTGCTGCGCGGCCTGCTCGCCGAGCGGGACGTCGCCGCGGTCGTGGTCAGCCACGACTTCGCGGTGATCGAGGCGCTCACCGACCGCACCGTGGTGATGCAGCTCGGGCGCGTCGTCGAGCGCGGGCTGACGGACCAGCTGTTCCACGATCCGCACCACCCCTACACACAGCGGCTCGTCGCCGCGGCAAGGAGGTGA
- a CDS encoding FAD-dependent monooxygenase codes for MGEVVIIGAGPVGLMLACELSLAGVVPVVLDKRAEPGELPKANGLGGQIVELLDHRGLLERLSEGSPFCGVPPGFPFGSVPLRFAGVDGIPLRMLVIQQPRLERLLGERAVELGVRIRWGHELTSLTQHQTGVTLEGAGFRLDARYVVGCDGGRSRVRELAGIDFPGTTDDEVLRLGHFTTDTATDVFDSPEVAGLRPGWNRTPRGRLIVTSLQPGVHIVGVREKGTPTAGPVTLAEFEAAVRRVVGRDLPLGEPTWLSSTVAQARLAGRYREGRVFLAGDAAHLFPAGGSSLNIGMTDAINLGWKLAARLRGRGPKGLLDTYESERRPAAERALMQTRAQAALDRLEGEDGEALRALLTEVFADEQPLRHLADLLHGSDTRSGKADHPLVGRLVPDLPLTTETGARRVAELMRQARPVLLDLGAGAPLDGDCDDWIDVVRARCDNPPADTLLIRPDGYVAWAGTEGLTEAITRWFDPQPANE; via the coding sequence ATGGGCGAGGTTGTGATCATCGGGGCGGGCCCGGTCGGGCTGATGCTGGCGTGCGAGTTGAGCCTGGCCGGTGTGGTGCCGGTCGTACTCGACAAACGCGCGGAACCGGGCGAGTTGCCCAAGGCGAACGGGCTGGGCGGGCAGATCGTCGAGTTGCTGGACCACCGTGGGCTGCTGGAGCGGCTGAGCGAGGGCAGCCCGTTCTGCGGCGTCCCGCCGGGGTTCCCGTTCGGCTCGGTCCCGCTGCGCTTCGCCGGAGTGGACGGTATTCCGCTGCGCATGCTGGTGATCCAGCAGCCCCGGCTGGAGCGGCTGCTGGGCGAGCGCGCGGTCGAGTTGGGGGTGCGGATCCGGTGGGGCCACGAGCTGACCTCGCTCACCCAGCACCAGACCGGCGTGACCCTCGAGGGTGCGGGCTTCCGCCTGGACGCTCGCTATGTGGTGGGCTGCGACGGTGGCCGCAGCCGAGTCCGGGAGTTGGCAGGCATCGACTTCCCGGGCACGACAGATGATGAGGTGCTGCGGCTCGGTCACTTCACCACCGACACGGCGACCGACGTCTTCGACAGTCCGGAGGTGGCCGGACTGCGGCCGGGCTGGAACCGCACTCCGCGCGGGCGGCTGATCGTCACCTCACTCCAGCCGGGCGTGCACATCGTGGGCGTGCGGGAGAAAGGAACCCCTACGGCGGGCCCGGTCACGCTTGCCGAGTTCGAGGCGGCCGTGCGCCGGGTGGTCGGCAGGGACCTGCCGCTGGGCGAGCCGACCTGGCTGTCGAGCACGGTGGCCCAGGCGCGGCTGGCCGGGCGCTACCGGGAGGGCCGGGTGTTTCTGGCTGGGGACGCCGCCCACCTGTTCCCCGCCGGCGGCTCGTCCCTCAACATCGGCATGACGGACGCGATCAATCTCGGCTGGAAACTCGCCGCCCGGCTGCGCGGCCGGGGCCCTAAGGGCTTGCTCGACACCTACGAGTCCGAACGGCGCCCCGCCGCCGAACGCGCCCTCATGCAGACCCGTGCCCAGGCGGCGCTCGACCGTCTGGAGGGCGAAGACGGTGAGGCCCTGCGCGCGCTGCTCACCGAGGTCTTCGCCGATGAGCAGCCGTTGCGTCACCTCGCTGACCTGTTGCACGGCAGCGACACCCGATCCGGCAAGGCGGATCATCCTCTGGTCGGCCGTCTGGTTCCCGACCTGCCACTAACGACCGAGACTGGTGCGCGGCGGGTGGCCGAACTCATGCGCCAGGCCCGTCCCGTCCTGCTCGATCTCGGTGCCGGCGCCCCGCTTGACGGCGACTGCGACGACTGGATCGACGTGGTCAGGGCACGCTGCGACAATCCGCCCGCCGACACTCTGCTGATCCGCCCGGACGGCTACGTGGCATGGGCAGGCACCGAGGGGCTCACCGAAGCGATTACAAGGTGGTTCGACCCTCAGCCGGCCAACGAATAG
- a CDS encoding glycosyltransferase, which produces MSSVLVCVQPARGHVGPTKPIVAALLAAGHEVAVITGARYRQAFAELGAEVTVLPPEADFDETDLDGSIPGRAGLRGLKLGRFELANFVRAMPAQLSVVDQHLARGVDIVLCDPLFMAGMALVLREHRPRVLALGFLPFTAPTLFQPPPDGLADRARNALLGRFVPWMLGPAQELATRQVRELLGTETSVLFMDWPMHSDGVLQMTCPRFEYPRSTELPAPLHFIGPTTVSQASEHPLPPWWDELDGSRPVVYVTQGTVANDDLGRLVEPTIAALADEDVLVVVTTCGGSLRTGPLPSNVRVADFLPYDELLPRCAVMVSNGGYGGVNHALRYGVPLVAVGASEDKREVVARVAWSGVGVGHARRSASPRTLRRAVRTVLADPRYRDRAEEMAAEIATGPTMDEVLKLITSS; this is translated from the coding sequence ATGTCCTCGGTGCTTGTGTGCGTGCAGCCCGCGCGTGGCCACGTCGGGCCGACCAAGCCGATCGTCGCGGCACTCCTCGCGGCAGGGCACGAGGTCGCCGTCATCACCGGTGCCCGCTACCGGCAGGCGTTCGCCGAGCTGGGCGCCGAGGTGACGGTGCTGCCGCCGGAGGCCGACTTCGACGAGACCGATCTCGACGGTTCCATTCCCGGCCGGGCGGGGCTGCGCGGGCTGAAGCTCGGCCGTTTCGAGCTGGCCAACTTCGTCCGCGCGATGCCCGCCCAGCTCAGCGTGGTCGACCAGCACCTGGCGCGCGGCGTCGACATCGTGCTGTGCGACCCGCTGTTCATGGCCGGTATGGCCTTGGTGCTGCGTGAGCACCGGCCACGTGTGCTGGCGCTGGGGTTCCTGCCGTTCACCGCTCCCACGCTGTTCCAGCCGCCGCCGGACGGACTCGCCGATCGTGCCCGCAACGCGCTGCTCGGGCGGTTCGTGCCCTGGATGCTCGGGCCCGCGCAGGAACTCGCCACCCGCCAGGTCCGCGAGTTGCTTGGCACGGAGACCAGCGTGCTGTTCATGGACTGGCCGATGCACAGCGACGGCGTGCTGCAGATGACCTGCCCGCGCTTCGAATACCCGCGCAGCACCGAGCTTCCCGCCCCGCTGCACTTCATCGGCCCGACCACGGTCAGCCAGGCGAGCGAGCACCCGCTGCCACCGTGGTGGGACGAGCTGGACGGCTCCCGTCCCGTGGTTTACGTGACCCAGGGGACGGTGGCCAACGACGATCTTGGCCGGCTGGTCGAGCCCACGATCGCCGCGCTGGCCGACGAGGACGTGCTGGTCGTCGTGACCACCTGCGGCGGGTCGTTGCGTACCGGCCCGCTGCCGTCCAACGTCCGGGTGGCCGATTTCCTGCCCTACGACGAGCTGCTGCCCCGGTGTGCCGTGATGGTCAGCAACGGCGGGTACGGCGGGGTCAACCACGCGCTCCGCTACGGGGTGCCGCTGGTCGCGGTCGGGGCCAGCGAGGACAAGCGCGAGGTGGTCGCCAGGGTGGCCTGGTCCGGGGTCGGCGTCGGCCACGCCCGCCGCTCGGCCTCGCCGCGTACCCTGCGACGCGCTGTCCGCACCGTACTGGCCGACCCGCGCTACCGGGATCGGGCGGAGGAGATGGCCGCCGAGATCGCCACCGGCCCCACGATGGACGAGGTGCTCAAGCTGATCACGTCAAGCTGA
- a CDS encoding inositol monophosphatase family protein has translation MTRWPVPEPEIPAGTHPALAAVARAAVGAFRDACARYSRGELAEEVRTGADGTATTRLDLAVDTAVAEAVDAQRVNLISEEIGVIDNGSTVTLVVDPVDGTANAVAEVPLSSFAGVVAIDGRAVESLTTWLDTGRSWHARAGEPSPWRTSGRRELDGAAVSLLRPHARNEAAWLRVSRRAARVRILSSSCLEAALVAQGSTDAFADAGSDTHRIMDIAAAMVLVPAAGGAVVDAFGRPVEIDPDLTRRWSGVVAATPELAEQLAATIRG, from the coding sequence GTGACGCGCTGGCCGGTGCCCGAGCCGGAGATCCCGGCCGGCACGCATCCCGCGCTGGCGGCGGTGGCTCGTGCGGCCGTGGGGGCCTTCCGCGACGCGTGCGCGCGGTATTCGCGCGGGGAGCTGGCCGAGGAGGTGCGCACGGGCGCGGACGGAACGGCGACGACGCGACTCGATCTGGCGGTGGACACGGCCGTCGCGGAGGCGGTGGACGCGCAGCGGGTCAACCTGATCAGCGAGGAGATCGGCGTCATCGACAACGGTTCCACGGTGACGCTGGTGGTGGATCCGGTGGACGGCACGGCCAACGCCGTCGCCGAGGTGCCGTTGTCCTCGTTCGCGGGAGTGGTCGCGATCGACGGCCGCGCGGTCGAGTCGCTGACGACCTGGCTGGACACCGGCCGCAGCTGGCACGCCCGCGCCGGGGAACCAAGTCCGTGGCGCACGTCGGGGCGGCGGGAGCTGGACGGCGCAGCGGTGAGCTTGCTGCGCCCGCACGCGCGGAACGAGGCGGCGTGGCTGCGGGTCAGCCGGCGGGCCGCGCGGGTGCGGATCCTGTCCAGCAGCTGCCTAGAGGCGGCACTGGTGGCGCAGGGCTCGACCGACGCCTTCGCCGACGCCGGTTCCGACACTCACCGGATCATGGACATCGCCGCGGCCATGGTGCTGGTCCCAGCCGCCGGGGGCGCGGTGGTGGACGCCTTCGGCCGCCCGGTCGAGATCGATCCCGACCTGACGCGCCGCTGGTCCGGCGTGGTGGCCGCGACACCCGAACTGGCGGAGCAACTGGCGGCGACCATCCGCGGCTGA